In a genomic window of Sulfuricaulis sp.:
- a CDS encoding molybdopterin oxidoreductase family protein, with the protein MTQASTGRSETKNTTCYMCACRCGIRVTLKDGEMRYIDGNPEHPINKGVICAKGASGIMKQHSPARLTKPLRRKPGSERGANEFEAISWDEAFAILEERLAKIRATDPKKFALFTGRDQMQALTGLFAKQFGTPNYAAHGGFCSVNMAAGMIYTIGGSFWEFGGPDLDRAKLFVMIGTAEDHHSNPLKIAISKFKRNGGKFISVNPVRTGYSAIADEWVPIKPGTDGALFLALIHQLIKQGLYDRDFLVQYTNSAQLVNMDNDSSENGMFVRAEVPEEEGCFDPQNKLWWDRLTNKAVLTHSAGADPNLLGEFALPDGTKVKPSFQLLVDRVKDHTPEWASKITGIPVETIKRLANEMGVTARDQKIELPIAWTDIWGKDHETVTGNPVAFHAMRGLAAHSNGFHTIRALSILMSILGTIDRPGGFRHKAPFPRPIPPCAKTPKGPEGVRAGKPLDGMALGWPADPDDLFVDQDGTPVRIDKAFSWEYPLSVHGLMHNVITNAWRGDPYKLDTLMIFMANMAWNSTMNTVEVRKMLNDKDEKGEFKIPFIVVCDAFQSEMVAYADLVLPDTTYLERHDVMGMLDRPVSEFDGPMDSVRIPVVPPKGECKPFQEVLIELATRLKFPAFVDTRGQRKFKNYPDFIINYEIEPGSGIGFLAGWRGKGGEKFMKGEPNPNQWEMYEKNNCVFRYELPKSYQYMRNWNKGYLEWAQRHRLTRYAEPILIHVYSDILQQFRLAAQGKTQGKQPPQHLRERIETYFDPLPFYYEPLETQLTDKKKYPLNAVTQRPMAMYHSWDSQNAWLRQIHTHNYLFVNPKTAKTEGIADGDWVWIESPWGKVRGMCRYSEATEPGTVWTWNAIGKQPGAWNLEPRANEARKGFILNHLITDELPPQPEGNHLSNSDPVTGQAGWYDVRVRIYKADPAEEKVTMPQFEILLPVPGEPTRLKNWLAYVAGKLTGT; encoded by the coding sequence ATGACCCAAGCTTCCACTGGCCGCAGCGAGACCAAGAACACGACCTGCTACATGTGCGCCTGTCGTTGCGGAATCCGCGTGACGCTCAAGGATGGTGAGATGCGTTACATCGATGGCAATCCCGAGCACCCGATCAACAAGGGTGTGATTTGTGCCAAGGGTGCCTCGGGCATCATGAAGCAGCATTCGCCTGCGCGCCTGACCAAGCCGCTCCGGCGCAAACCAGGCAGCGAGCGCGGCGCTAACGAGTTTGAAGCGATTTCCTGGGATGAGGCATTTGCCATTCTGGAAGAGCGCCTGGCGAAAATCCGCGCTACCGATCCGAAGAAGTTCGCGTTATTCACCGGCCGCGACCAGATGCAGGCGCTGACCGGCCTGTTCGCCAAGCAGTTCGGCACGCCCAACTACGCGGCGCACGGCGGTTTCTGCTCGGTCAACATGGCCGCGGGCATGATCTACACCATCGGTGGCTCGTTCTGGGAGTTCGGCGGACCGGATCTCGACCGCGCCAAGCTGTTCGTGATGATCGGCACCGCCGAAGATCATCACTCCAACCCGCTCAAGATCGCCATTTCCAAATTCAAACGCAACGGCGGCAAGTTCATCTCGGTCAATCCGGTGCGCACCGGTTACTCGGCGATCGCCGACGAGTGGGTTCCAATCAAACCCGGCACCGACGGCGCACTGTTTCTGGCGCTCATCCACCAGCTCATCAAGCAGGGTCTGTACGATCGCGATTTCCTGGTGCAATACACCAATTCCGCGCAGCTGGTGAACATGGACAACGATTCGAGCGAGAACGGCATGTTCGTGCGCGCCGAGGTGCCGGAGGAGGAGGGCTGTTTCGATCCGCAGAACAAACTGTGGTGGGATCGCCTGACGAACAAGGCTGTGCTCACGCATAGTGCCGGAGCCGATCCCAATCTGCTCGGCGAGTTCGCGCTGCCGGATGGCACCAAGGTTAAACCGTCATTCCAGTTGCTGGTGGATCGCGTCAAGGACCACACGCCCGAGTGGGCCAGCAAGATTACCGGCATCCCGGTGGAAACCATCAAGCGTCTGGCGAACGAAATGGGCGTCACGGCGCGCGACCAGAAAATCGAGCTGCCCATCGCCTGGACCGATATCTGGGGCAAGGACCATGAGACCGTGACTGGCAACCCGGTGGCGTTTCACGCCATGCGCGGCCTGGCCGCGCACTCGAACGGTTTTCACACCATCCGTGCGCTCTCCATACTAATGAGTATTCTTGGCACCATTGACCGGCCGGGCGGCTTTCGCCACAAGGCGCCGTTCCCGCGCCCGATTCCGCCTTGCGCCAAGACGCCGAAAGGCCCGGAAGGCGTGCGCGCGGGCAAGCCGCTGGACGGCATGGCGCTCGGCTGGCCGGCCGACCCGGATGATTTATTTGTCGACCAGGACGGCACGCCGGTTCGCATCGACAAGGCCTTTTCCTGGGAGTATCCACTGTCGGTGCATGGGCTGATGCACAACGTCATCACCAATGCCTGGCGCGGCGATCCCTATAAGCTCGACACACTGATGATCTTCATGGCCAACATGGCCTGGAACTCGACCATGAACACGGTCGAGGTACGCAAGATGCTGAACGACAAGGATGAGAAGGGTGAATTCAAAATCCCGTTCATTGTCGTGTGCGATGCGTTCCAATCGGAGATGGTGGCGTACGCCGATCTGGTGTTGCCGGATACCACTTATCTGGAACGCCATGATGTCATGGGCATGCTCGACCGGCCGGTGTCCGAGTTCGACGGTCCGATGGATTCCGTGCGCATCCCGGTGGTGCCACCCAAGGGCGAGTGCAAACCGTTCCAGGAAGTGCTGATCGAGCTCGCGACACGCCTCAAATTCCCGGCCTTTGTCGATACGCGTGGGCAACGTAAATTCAAGAATTATCCGGATTTCATCATCAACTACGAGATCGAGCCGGGCTCGGGTATTGGTTTTCTCGCCGGCTGGCGCGGCAAGGGCGGCGAGAAATTCATGAAAGGCGAGCCTAACCCGAACCAGTGGGAGATGTACGAGAAGAACAACTGCGTGTTCCGCTACGAGTTGCCCAAGTCCTACCAGTACATGCGCAACTGGAACAAGGGCTATCTCGAATGGGCGCAGCGCCACCGCCTGACGCGCTATGCCGAGCCGATCCTGATTCATGTCTATTCCGATATTTTGCAGCAATTCCGCCTCGCGGCGCAGGGCAAGACCCAGGGCAAGCAACCACCCCAGCATTTGCGCGAGCGTATCGAGACCTATTTCGACCCACTGCCGTTTTACTATGAACCGCTCGAAACACAACTGACCGACAAGAAGAAGTATCCGCTCAATGCGGTAACACAACGGCCGATGGCGATGTACCACTCGTGGGATTCGCAGAACGCCTGGCTGCGCCAGATTCACACGCACAACTATTTATTCGTGAATCCAAAAACCGCCAAGACCGAAGGCATCGCGGATGGCGATTGGGTCTGGATCGAGTCGCCGTGGGGCAAGGTGCGCGGCATGTGTCGTTACAGCGAGGCTACCGAGCCCGGCACAGTCTGGACCTGGAACGCCATCGGCAAACAACCGGGCGCATGGAATCTTGAACCGCGCGCGAATGAAGCGCGCAAGGGTTTTATACTCAATCATCTGATCACCGATGAGCTCCCGCCGCAGCCGGAGGGAAATCATCTTTCCAACTCCGATCCGGTGACCGGGCAGGCGGGGTGGTACGACGTGCGTGTGCGGATTTACAAGGCCGATCCGGCGGAAGAAAAAGTAACCATGCCGCAGTTCGAAATACTGTTACCGGTGCCCGGCGAACCGACTCGCCTTAAAAACTGGTTGGCCTATGTGGCCGGCAAGCTCACGGGAACCTGA
- a CDS encoding 4Fe-4S dicluster domain-containing protein has product MTQLALVIDLNVCVGCHACVTSCKEWNTSGVAGYLSDDRPYGEDPTGTFFNRVQTFEVGEFPNTETVHFPKSCLHCEDPPCVPVCPTGASYKRPEDGIVLVDYDKCIGCKYCAWACPYGVREIDEHQKVMKKCTLCVDRIYDTTLPETERKPACVMACPTSARLFGDVHDPDSAVSIAIGESGGYALMPEWGTKPANHYLPRRKTRIKIHDDELMRADNPLKKEGAQPKPDVKEPSLDDVTSW; this is encoded by the coding sequence GTGACCCAGCTCGCCTTGGTCATCGATCTCAATGTTTGTGTCGGCTGCCACGCCTGCGTCACGAGTTGCAAGGAATGGAACACCTCGGGTGTGGCCGGCTACCTGTCCGACGACCGTCCGTACGGTGAGGATCCGACCGGTACTTTCTTCAATCGGGTGCAGACCTTCGAGGTGGGTGAGTTCCCGAATACCGAAACCGTGCATTTTCCGAAGTCGTGCCTGCACTGCGAGGACCCACCGTGCGTGCCGGTGTGTCCCACCGGCGCCAGCTACAAACGCCCCGAGGACGGTATCGTGCTGGTCGATTACGACAAGTGCATCGGTTGCAAGTACTGCGCGTGGGCCTGCCCCTACGGCGTGCGCGAGATCGACGAACACCAGAAGGTCATGAAAAAGTGCACTCTGTGTGTGGATCGCATCTACGATACGACGCTGCCCGAGACGGAACGCAAACCGGCCTGCGTGATGGCGTGCCCGACCAGCGCGCGCCTGTTCGGCGACGTGCACGATCCGGACTCGGCGGTATCGATCGCGATCGGCGAGAGCGGTGGTTACGCACTGATGCCGGAGTGGGGTACCAAGCCGGCCAATCATTATCTGCCGCGGCGTAAGACGCGTATCAAGATCCACGACGACGAGCTCATGCGCGCTGATAATCCACTCAAGAAAGAGGGGGCGCAGCCCAAGCCGGATGTCAAAGAACCGTCGCTGGACGACGTCACTTCTTGGTAA
- a CDS encoding four helix bundle protein, whose product MRERKPEHELTSQLLRSATSVGANIEEAGAGQSRRDFISKLSIARKEANESRYWLRLMRDAMLLITTWHRI is encoded by the coding sequence ATGCGGGAGAGAAAACCCGAGCACGAACTGACATCCCAGCTTTTACGTTCAGCAACGAGTGTGGGCGCCAACATCGAGGAAGCGGGTGCTGGTCAGAGCCGCAGGGATTTTATCTCCAAGCTGTCGATTGCACGGAAGGAAGCGAATGAATCAAGGTACTGGCTGCGGTTGATGCGCGACGCGATGTTATTGATAACGACGTGGCATCGAATTTGA
- a CDS encoding DmsC/YnfH family molybdoenzyme membrane anchor subunit, translated as MNPAFSVIFLTTLIGAGQGLFLALYTAQVYSAVELLPEQSNSFYVLGSAISFALLIAGLVASFFHLGHPERAWRSAARWRTSWLSREVIVLPALMGAVAAYGLIHYYEWDLSLIGIDSSAQGGLSLVVGAGGTALAFLLFLCTGMIYACIKFLQEWATWLTVVNYTLFGLASGFLLATAYAAYQAPALMYFYGGWTIVATLAVLMTRIVSLVRNRRIKHKSTIQTAIGVRHARIVQKSQGFMGGSFNTRDFFHNATPWVFRSIKWIFLVLVFPVPMGMLFAGMIHSSATLITAAFVVQYLGLLAERWFFFAQANHPQNLYYQTIS; from the coding sequence ATGAATCCAGCATTCTCGGTTATTTTTCTGACGACACTGATTGGAGCCGGTCAGGGCCTGTTTCTGGCGCTATACACCGCACAGGTCTATTCGGCGGTTGAGTTGCTTCCGGAACAATCAAACAGTTTTTACGTGCTGGGTAGCGCCATATCGTTTGCATTACTAATCGCCGGGCTGGTGGCATCATTCTTCCATCTCGGTCATCCGGAGCGCGCGTGGCGCTCGGCCGCGCGCTGGCGTACCTCCTGGTTGTCACGCGAGGTGATTGTGTTGCCGGCGCTGATGGGTGCCGTGGCGGCCTATGGCCTGATTCATTATTACGAATGGGACCTGAGTCTTATCGGTATCGATAGCTCGGCCCAAGGCGGCCTTTCGCTCGTCGTCGGCGCCGGGGGTACGGCGCTGGCTTTTCTGTTGTTTCTCTGTACCGGTATGATTTACGCGTGCATCAAGTTTCTGCAGGAGTGGGCGACGTGGCTGACGGTGGTGAATTACACGCTGTTCGGACTGGCCTCCGGTTTCCTGCTGGCGACCGCGTACGCGGCGTACCAGGCGCCGGCGCTGATGTACTTCTACGGGGGCTGGACCATCGTTGCCACACTGGCTGTTTTGATGACGCGCATTGTTTCGCTGGTCCGTAATCGTCGCATTAAGCACAAGTCGACGATCCAGACCGCTATCGGCGTGCGTCATGCCCGTATCGTCCAGAAGTCACAGGGATTCATGGGTGGGTCATTTAATACGCGTGATTTTTTCCATAACGCCACGCCATGGGTGTTCCGTTCGATTAAATGGATTTTTCTGGTGCTGGTGTTCCCGGTGCCAATGGGAATGCTTTTCGCCGGCATGATTCACAGCAGCGCTACGCTGATTACCGCCGCCTTTGTTGTTCAGTACCTCGGTTTGCTTGCGGAGCGCTGGTTTTTCTTTGCCCAGGCCAATCACCCGCAGAATCTCTATTACCAGACTATCTCCTGA
- the miaB gene encoding tRNA (N6-isopentenyl adenosine(37)-C2)-methylthiotransferase MiaB: MSRKLHIKTFGCQMNEYDSARMADALAASHGFEATDNPAEADVLLLNTCSIREKAQEKVFSQLGMWRELKLARPKLIIGVGGCVASQEGAAILRRAPYVNMVFGPQTLHRLPQMLDSVLATQRPAVDVSFPEIEKFDRLPEPRVDGVRALVSIMEGCSKYCSFCVVPYTRGEEFSRPFDDVIAEVVHLAEQGGREVILLGQNVNAYHGAMHTGEFADLARLIHYLAEIDGIGRIRFTTSHPQVFSERLITAYAEVAKLAGHLHLPVQSGSDRILALMKRHHTVLEYKSKIRRLREVRPDISVTTDIIVGFPGETDTDFAATMNLVEEMNFDTSFSFLYSARPGTPAAELADDTPREVKEARLLRLQGRNIEMASAISRRMVGTTQRILVEGPSRKSPQQMCGRTENNRVVNFDVQGSTNAMGGGMPGVVECTDASLIGCFADVVITEAMTNSLRGRLLVESQARRA; the protein is encoded by the coding sequence ATGTCCCGCAAGCTGCACATCAAGACCTTCGGTTGCCAGATGAACGAGTACGACTCCGCGCGCATGGCGGACGCGCTGGCGGCCAGTCACGGCTTCGAGGCCACCGACAACCCGGCCGAGGCTGATGTACTGTTGCTCAATACCTGCTCCATCCGCGAAAAGGCGCAGGAAAAAGTGTTCTCCCAGCTTGGCATGTGGCGGGAACTGAAGTTGGCCCGGCCCAAACTTATTATTGGCGTCGGCGGCTGTGTCGCCAGCCAGGAAGGGGCAGCGATTCTCCGGCGCGCACCGTATGTGAACATGGTGTTTGGTCCGCAGACCTTGCACCGTCTGCCGCAGATGCTCGACAGCGTGCTGGCCACACAGCGTCCGGCCGTGGACGTGTCGTTTCCCGAGATCGAGAAATTCGACCGCCTGCCCGAGCCGCGCGTGGACGGCGTGCGCGCGCTGGTATCGATCATGGAAGGATGCAGCAAGTACTGTAGCTTTTGCGTCGTGCCCTACACCCGTGGCGAAGAATTCAGCCGGCCCTTCGATGACGTGATCGCGGAGGTCGTGCACCTGGCGGAACAGGGTGGGCGCGAAGTGATTCTGCTGGGACAGAATGTCAACGCCTATCACGGAGCCATGCACACCGGCGAGTTTGCCGATCTGGCGCGTCTCATCCATTATCTCGCCGAGATCGACGGGATCGGTCGCATCCGTTTCACCACCTCGCACCCGCAGGTGTTCAGTGAGCGGCTCATCACGGCTTATGCCGAGGTGGCGAAGCTGGCCGGTCATCTGCATCTGCCGGTGCAAAGCGGGTCGGACCGGATTCTGGCGCTCATGAAGCGCCACCACACCGTGCTGGAATATAAATCGAAAATACGCCGGCTGCGCGAGGTGCGACCGGACATCAGCGTGACGACGGATATCATCGTTGGTTTTCCGGGCGAGACCGATACCGACTTTGCCGCTACCATGAATCTCGTGGAGGAAATGAATTTCGATACCTCCTTCAGTTTCCTCTACAGCGCCCGCCCCGGGACGCCGGCGGCCGAACTCGCCGATGACACACCGCGCGAGGTCAAGGAGGCGCGACTGTTGCGTTTGCAGGGCCGCAACATCGAAATGGCGTCCGCCATCAGCCGGCGCATGGTGGGAACAACGCAGCGCATTTTGGTCGAAGGCCCGTCACGCAAGTCCCCGCAACAGATGTGCGGGCGCACGGAGAACAATCGTGTTGTCAATTTTGATGTACAGGGAAGTACAAATGCCATGGGAGGCGGGATGCCGGGAGTGGTGGAATGCACCGACGCGAGTTTGATTGGCTGTTTTGCCGACGTGGTAATCACCGAGGCGATGACTAATTCCCTGCGTGGACGGTTGCTTGTCGAGTCTCAGGCACGCCGCGCTTGA
- a CDS encoding PhoH family protein: MKPKPKHVELSLTPADNRRLASLCGSHDEHLKQIEEYLGVEIANRGNLFRVTGSPEESHAASQLLQDLYGVTEGKGELTLAGVHAALQQLAMRLPDEEKDRESTLRTPKRIVRGRGPRQRQYIRNILTHDISFGVGPAGTGKTYLAVACAVEALESNRVERILLVRPVVEAGERLGFLPGAIEQKIDPYLRPLYDALNEMLGFEKVARLLEKSVIELAPLAYMRGRTLNESFIILDEAQNTTAEQMKMFLTRIGFGTTAVITGDITQIDLRRSQLSGLKQAIEILGDVGGITFTHFTPQDVVRHALVQKIVEAYESFDKGTEGLPPAK, encoded by the coding sequence TTGAAACCCAAACCCAAGCACGTTGAACTCAGTCTTACCCCCGCGGATAACCGGCGCCTGGCCAGTCTGTGCGGGAGTCACGACGAACATCTCAAACAGATCGAGGAATATCTGGGAGTAGAGATCGCCAACCGCGGCAATCTCTTCCGTGTCACGGGTAGCCCGGAGGAAAGCCACGCGGCTTCGCAGTTGTTGCAAGACCTTTACGGTGTTACCGAGGGCAAAGGGGAGCTGACGCTTGCCGGCGTGCACGCGGCTTTGCAGCAACTGGCAATGCGCTTGCCGGACGAGGAGAAGGATCGCGAAAGCACACTGCGCACGCCCAAGCGCATCGTGCGCGGTCGCGGACCCCGCCAACGGCAGTACATTCGGAACATTTTGACTCATGACATCAGTTTTGGTGTCGGCCCGGCCGGTACCGGCAAGACCTATCTGGCCGTGGCCTGCGCCGTGGAGGCACTGGAGAGCAACCGGGTCGAACGCATCCTGCTGGTGCGACCGGTGGTGGAAGCGGGGGAGCGCCTCGGGTTCCTGCCCGGCGCCATTGAGCAGAAAATCGATCCGTATCTGCGTCCCCTGTACGACGCGCTGAATGAAATGCTGGGTTTTGAAAAAGTTGCGCGACTGCTCGAAAAAAGCGTGATTGAGCTGGCCCCGCTGGCGTACATGCGCGGACGGACGTTGAACGAATCCTTCATTATTCTGGACGAAGCGCAGAACACCACCGCGGAACAGATGAAAATGTTTCTCACGCGCATCGGATTCGGCACCACCGCGGTAATCACGGGGGACATCACCCAGATCGACCTGCGCCGCAGCCAGTTGTCCGGCCTCAAGCAGGCGATAGAAATCCTGGGCGATGTGGGCGGCATTACCTTTACCCATTTCACGCCGCAGGATGTGGTGCGCCACGCGCTGGTGCAAAAGATTGTCGAGGCCTACGAAAGTTTCGATAAGGGCACGGAAGGACTACCTCCCGCGAAATGA
- the ybeY gene encoding rRNA maturation RNase YbeY codes for MKLQLSVQYAAARAGLPATMTLQRWAGAALHGLGRRRVALGVRIVGAAESAALNHRFRRQRGPTNVLSFPFEGPSGIRSELLGDLVICAPVVRREAREQQKPLRAHWAHMVVHGILHLRGYDHLKRQDATVMEKKEIRILKELGFTNPYIS; via the coding sequence ATGAAACTGCAATTAAGCGTGCAATACGCCGCCGCCCGCGCTGGATTGCCCGCCACAATGACGCTCCAACGCTGGGCCGGCGCCGCGTTGCACGGTCTGGGCCGCCGCCGCGTTGCGCTGGGTGTACGTATCGTGGGAGCCGCGGAATCCGCGGCCCTGAATCACCGGTTTCGTCGCCAACGTGGCCCGACCAACGTGTTGTCGTTTCCCTTCGAGGGACCGTCCGGGATACGCAGCGAATTATTGGGCGATCTGGTCATTTGCGCGCCAGTGGTGCGACGCGAGGCGCGTGAACAGCAAAAACCCCTGCGTGCACATTGGGCGCACATGGTGGTACACGGTATACTACACCTGCGCGGCTACGATCATCTGAAGCGGCAGGACGCCACTGTGATGGAAAAAAAGGAAATCCGTATTCTTAAGGAGTTGGGTTTCACCAACCCCTATATTTCATGA
- a CDS encoding HlyC/CorC family transporter, whose amino-acid sequence MNKKTEDKSEDQDEAAVAPRSLLDRLSHALLGAPASREDLVQLLREAAERELIDSDSLDMIEGVLQVSEMKVRDIMVPRSQMDVVDRESLPEAYLPLVMESGHSRFPMVDGDKDKVVGILLAKDLLRYLFLDKKKRAKFNIHDMLRPAVFVPESKRLNVLLREFRTSRNHMAIVVNEYGGVAGLVTIEDVLEQIVGEISDEYDIDDDVMIMPREGGEYVVKALVTLADLNTRLKASLAHEEIETIGGLVMNRLGHVPRRGEKVEIDNLRFEILRADSRRVYLLKVTPVEQPGRQKTQK is encoded by the coding sequence ATGAACAAGAAAACCGAAGACAAGTCCGAAGACCAGGACGAGGCTGCTGTTGCGCCGCGTTCGCTGCTGGATCGCCTGAGTCACGCCCTGCTGGGTGCGCCGGCCTCGCGCGAGGATCTGGTGCAATTACTGCGGGAGGCGGCGGAGCGAGAGCTGATCGACAGCGATTCGCTCGACATGATTGAGGGCGTGCTGCAGGTCTCTGAAATGAAGGTGCGCGACATCATGGTGCCGCGCTCGCAAATGGACGTGGTAGACCGGGAAAGCCTGCCGGAAGCTTACCTGCCGCTGGTGATGGAATCCGGCCACTCGCGCTTCCCCATGGTGGATGGCGACAAGGACAAGGTGGTCGGCATACTGCTTGCCAAGGACCTGTTGCGTTACCTGTTTCTCGACAAGAAAAAACGCGCCAAATTCAATATTCACGACATGCTGCGCCCGGCGGTTTTCGTGCCGGAGAGCAAGCGCCTGAACGTTCTGTTGCGCGAGTTCCGCACCAGCCGTAATCACATGGCGATCGTGGTAAACGAATATGGCGGCGTGGCGGGCCTCGTGACCATCGAAGACGTTCTCGAGCAGATTGTGGGTGAGATTTCGGACGAATATGACATCGATGACGACGTGATGATCATGCCGCGCGAAGGCGGCGAATACGTGGTTAAGGCGCTGGTCACGCTGGCCGATCTCAATACGCGGCTCAAGGCCAGTCTTGCCCATGAGGAAATCGAGACCATCGGCGGGCTGGTCATGAATCGCCTCGGCCATGTACCGCGTCGCGGCGAAAAGGTCGAGATCGATAACCTGCGCTTTGAAATCCTGCGCGCCGACAGTCGTCGCGTTTATCTTCTGAAAGTGACTCCGGTTGAACAACCCGGCCGGCAAAAAACCCAGAAGTAA
- the lnt gene encoding apolipoprotein N-acyltransferase — MPPAWADVAAGVAGLLLPLAFSPFDLVPLAILSPALLFASWHGASPGRAAFRGFLFGLGMFGVGVSWVYVSMHLYGNMPAALAGFAVFLFVAGLSLYPALLGWLQARLFPKPGPWHPLSVLASLWVLFEWMRGWFLTGFPWLHLGYSQIATPLSGYAPWFGVYGVSYFCAISAGLLAAGVRTPEKVLKIFLPLLILVWVAGWAAGRFEWVAPLDKPLQVTLIQGNVPLESKWQPAARRVIMDRYASLSTQAPRSDLIVWPESAIPVTREEIDPGYLENLQRLSRTASTDFLMGIVERDKNTRRYYNSVISVSPQPGTYRKQHLVPFGEYSPLDPLFRWLMRNLQIPMSDFSAGPADQPPLVAAGQKIGVSVCYEDAFGEEVIRALPQASLLVNVSEDAWFGNSIAPHQRLQMARMRALETGRPMLRAANTGPSAVIDHRGEVVAHSPQFQVHALTATVQPMHGVTPYVRFGNWPVVLFLVLMLVGAVLGAYVHIRPIKMR, encoded by the coding sequence TTGCCGCCGGCGTGGGCCGACGTGGCCGCTGGCGTTGCCGGACTGTTGCTGCCGCTGGCGTTTTCTCCCTTCGATCTGGTTCCGCTCGCTATCCTTTCGCCCGCACTGCTGTTTGCATCCTGGCACGGGGCCTCTCCCGGACGTGCCGCGTTTCGCGGTTTCCTTTTTGGCCTCGGCATGTTCGGCGTGGGTGTGTCCTGGGTGTATGTCAGCATGCATCTCTACGGCAACATGCCGGCGGCGCTCGCCGGCTTCGCGGTTTTTCTGTTTGTGGCGGGGCTGTCGCTTTATCCAGCGTTGCTCGGCTGGTTGCAGGCGCGTTTATTTCCAAAGCCCGGACCGTGGCATCCGTTGTCTGTCCTGGCTTCGTTATGGGTGTTGTTCGAGTGGATGCGCGGCTGGTTTCTGACCGGTTTTCCCTGGCTTCATCTCGGCTACAGCCAGATTGCCACGCCGCTGTCCGGTTACGCGCCCTGGTTCGGAGTGTATGGTGTGAGTTACTTTTGCGCGATCAGCGCCGGGCTGCTGGCCGCCGGCGTGCGCACGCCGGAAAAAGTTCTCAAGATATTTTTACCGCTGTTGATTCTGGTCTGGGTAGCCGGATGGGCGGCGGGCAGGTTCGAGTGGGTAGCGCCGCTGGATAAACCGCTGCAGGTGACGCTGATCCAGGGCAACGTGCCGCTCGAAAGCAAATGGCAGCCGGCGGCGCGCCGCGTCATTATGGATCGCTATGCTTCTTTGAGCACGCAGGCACCCCGGTCGGACCTGATTGTCTGGCCTGAATCGGCCATCCCGGTGACGCGAGAAGAGATTGATCCGGGATACCTGGAAAATCTGCAACGCCTGAGCAGAACAGCAAGCACGGATTTTTTGATGGGTATCGTTGAGCGCGATAAAAATACCCGCCGTTATTACAACAGTGTCATCAGCGTCAGTCCGCAGCCGGGAACCTATCGCAAACAACATCTGGTCCCCTTCGGGGAGTACTCGCCGCTCGATCCACTGTTTCGCTGGTTGATGCGGAATCTGCAAATACCCATGTCGGATTTCAGCGCCGGACCGGCCGATCAGCCCCCGCTGGTGGCGGCGGGACAAAAAATCGGCGTGTCGGTGTGTTATGAAGATGCCTTCGGTGAAGAGGTGATTCGTGCGTTGCCGCAGGCGTCACTGCTGGTGAATGTCAGCGAGGATGCCTGGTTCGGCAATTCCATCGCCCCGCATCAGCGCTTGCAGATGGCGCGCATGCGCGCACTCGAGACGGGGCGGCCGATGCTGCGCGCCGCCAACACCGGTCCCTCCGCGGTCATCGATCACCGTGGTGAAGTGGTCGCGCATTCACCGCAATTCCAGGTCCATGCGCTCACGGCCACGGTGCAGCCCATGCACGGGGTAACACCCTATGTCCGTTTCGGGAATTGGCCTGTCGTGTTGTTCCTGGTCCTCATGCTGGTTGGGGCGGTACTAGGGGCCTATGTCCATATAAGACCAATCAAAATGCGCTGA